In Lycium barbarum isolate Lr01 chromosome 9, ASM1917538v2, whole genome shotgun sequence, the DNA window tgtgtatatgtatatttatacacCATATcgaaagttatgggttcatatgaACCCGTAGCCGAAATAGGTGTGTTTGGCCCTGCCAATATCCCAATTCGGTGTGTTTGTATGAGAAGCTTGGTTTAATTGAGACACCTAGAAGCCTTTCTGAGAGATTCATTTTAGGAAGCAATAAGGCATGCTAATGTGTTCAGTCCCTCACTTAGTTCTCCCGATTCTATCTAACCACATTTGATAGACATGGAATTTTCGTATTAGCAGACACAGCCTGACTAGCTAAACAGCTGGTTAATTGATACATAGTTCATAAGGAGTTCAAGCTCTATAGAGTTTAATGTATAGAAAGCTTTATAGTCAGTTCACTTGCAAGCCCCTTACAACCTTTAAAAGCGTTATATAAGACAGATGAAAAAAAAAAGCTTTCTTGAAAAGCTCCATTTCAGCTTATAAGGACAAGACTCGCTTACCTTGAGATCTTCTCCCAATCTGAAGCTTTTTCTCTGAACCTGAAGAATAGCAAGAAGCTGAGTATATGTTTCTATAGCGTTTTTCATTTGACCCTGCGCGAGTTGCAGCTTAGATTTGGTCCTCAACAGTTCTCCATGATCCCACTTTCCACTCTGTTCTAGGGCAACATTAATTACAGTTTCAGCATCCAGAAACCGTTTCTGAGCTGATAACACCCGAGCCAAAAGCATCCATCCTTTCAGAGTAGAACCACCTTCCAGTTTAAGCAACCAGTTTGCGTAATGGATTGCGGCATCCAACTTCCTGTGCTCGGCATTTTCCAGACAAAGATGGTAAATGACATTAGCATCACTCATCTTTGTCAGCTTTCCAGCAGATTCAAAGGACTTAAGTGCATCTGAATGTATCTTAACTCTCTCGGAATCTGTCAGTATTGCTCTTGAATGAGCTGAAAGTGAGAGCCCTAATACACAATTGGCAACACCCAGCAAATGACTACATCTTTCTTGCAGGCTTTCAATGGCTCTGTTAGCATAAATTATCCCCTCGCTTGCATAATCTGGGTTTTCAGCACATACTTTTGAAGCCAATAACAAACCTGGAACACAGATGTTATCTTCTGTACTACTCAACAGTTTCCGTAACAAGTTCAATGCAGTGAATTCATCTTCTCCTCCATAATAGCAGAGAGCTAAAATAAGATACATCTCTTGCCGATCTATAGTTCTGGGAAGCAACTCTTCTACTTTGCTAGCCAAAGTCTTTAAACCCCCTGAGATAGATAATGCATACGAGAGATGGTCAAGAATCGAAGGGTCCCACTCTATCCTTTCTAGAGAAATCTTTCTCAATAAAATCATCAAGAGAAGAATAGCTTCTTCAATATTGTTTCTGGGGACAAATGAAGTACCGTCCATTTGGGATCGGAGATTAGGGGGACACGATTCAGCTCCACTATAGAGAAGAAAGATGGCAAATTCTTTCTGAATCTTTGCAGTAGTTTGGATGTCAAGGTTCCAATGATGCAGAAGAGCTCGGCGGTATGACATAATTGCTTCTCGAGGAGCATCTGCAAGTTTGCATAATTCAGGAAGCAGCTCAACAGCCTTGCTGAGAGTCTCCTGCAATTTACAGTCAGTAGGAGCAAAGGTTTCAGGCAAGCCTGCTGGTAATGAAGATTCAAGAATGTCCACAAGTACTGTACATGATTGAGCAGCTTCTGCAAAAAGATATTAGAAATTCATTAGCTGAATATGGCTTTCAGGTAGACAAAGGACAATCTTCTCTTACAAGTCTAGCGGAAAATTTAACTAAAAATCCAAGGTACGGCCAAAGCCATATCATTTGAAAAGGTTAGAAAGTATTTAAAAAAGCAGAATGCCTAATCAAAAGCCTTAAGGACGCCCATTCATGAAAACCAACAAAGAGTGATTGAGCATAATGCTAAATTACAGTTCAAGCATTGACATAGTAAAAATTTTAAGATAACCTGATACACTTGGGATGGGTGTAGCAGAGTTGCAGATGACATTTTTTAGTTTTCAGTATTCATCAAAAGTATCAAGCATGAATTAAATACATTGTCGGAAATCCAAAAGCATGTAAAAACAAGGTAATCCAAAGGTTTTCAGGATAATTTATTAACAAAAGTACAGACAGCAAGTGCAAACACTTCAGAATGTCAACATGAATATATCATGTTAAACTGATGGAAAAGCAACCACTTTCCAGAAAAAGGAAACATTACGGAAGCTAGTAAAAAGAGgaaatatattttattttgcgCTTGTACCAGactgataaaataaaataataaatgaagcaaACTGAACAAACTTTTCCATTATTGAAGATGACTAGTACAAAAAGACAAGCTCATAAAAATATTGACTGCGACATATACTCTACCTTTGTACCTCTGAAGCGCCTGCAATGATTTCGCTTTGAGAAAGACTGCTTCAAGGAGCAAACTGGCAGCGTGTATGGACAATGGCGGTGTAGAAAAACTCTTTGAACGTCTCTTTTGAGTTTGCACTCTTTCGGCAAGGGAGATTTTCAGCTTAGGAGTCACTGAGGCAATATCTATCCCTTCAAAAACATGTAGAGCAGCCTCTATATTCCCCTTTTGGTATTCATATCTTCCTAGTAATGCTCTTGCTTCCTGGAAAATAGTGATAACTTAGTTAAACTTCCACCAAATGAAAATTGTGCTACATGCAAATTAAACCTTGAAGCTGTTAAGGATGAGATGATCCACCAAAGTAGGGGTGCCAAATGGGCAAGTTCGGCAGAATTTGGGCGGGTCAAAATGGGTTGGTTATTGACccgcccaaaagttacttgggttGAAATGGGTTAAAAGCGGGTCATAATCCAACCTGCCCAATTTTTcactaagttttaatttcttggtttgttcttttatatttttttagtatTGATAAAACTAtttttagtctttattattgcTGCATATTATTTACCAGATAAAAAGTatctttttgaaaatattttgacaagatttctcatgAGACAATTTGTCCTACATATCAGCCCATTTTTTAATGAGCTGAAATGGCTGAGCGAATAAATGGCCTGGTAAATGACCAGCCCAAACTTTGGTGGGGGGTTATGTTTAAATGGGCTACTTTAGCACCCCTACATGAAAGGCAGATTCACATTGAGATGCAATAGGACAAAAGAGATAAAGGAAAAGATTGACATGTAATAAACAGGGAAGTCACCTCATAATTCAAACAACCACTCTCACGCAAAGATGATTCGGCTTCTTCAATATTGCCAGTATCAGGCGTTTGTCCAGCTACTCCAGTTCGTGATGAATGGACACTTGATGTGTAATCCTTAGTTGCAAGGGACTCAGGAGATGGAACCATTTCATCCATCATAATTTGTTCAGACGAACGTAGGCAACTCATTCTCTTGCGCACTTTCAAAATAGTCCAAGGTCTTCCCCTTTTGTCGACCCAATTAACATTCTACAATCCTTCAATGTCAGCAACATCAACAAGGAATTAAGCTCATTTCTCAAGGAAAATAGCTATAACTACAAGTACTGCTGAGTTTTAATACTTATTAATAATCACAATCATGGGATAATAAAAAGAAAAGCACAAGAGGAATCACAGCAAGATGATAAACCATATTACTGCCTCCCCTCAATAAATTTACTGCTTTACCAGCCAAATATTTATTTCCTTTCTTTCCCTTGCATCTTTATCTTTCTTTAAGTAGGGGCAGATTGCAGTCAATTGACAGTTTATGTCTAAACTCAACATCCCATTGTTGTAAACACAAAACCACAAACTCTTCTAAATAATAAATTATTGTTATTATAATCCCTTTGACCCAATTAAAGTGACACCATTTAGTTTGATCACCATCTTTGAACCAAAAAGTGAACAAGTTAAAGCACAGTGACAAAATTCCCATATTGTATACATCTATCTCCATATTTATATTCTGTCCCTCAATGCCAAAtggtttttctttttccttttcccaTGACACATAGAACGTAGGGGGAAGACAAAAACATCTCCAACTAAATGACCAATAAGTGAGATAATTAGAGGCCTAATAGAATGATGGACCCATCATATACCAAAAAAGAACAATGATAATaagcaaagaaaagaagaaattaGAACAGGGAAAAGGGATTATACCTTTCACCATTAGGTAAATAAAGGAAGAGACATTGAAAACAAGCCAACCACAGCAGTTTCCATTCTTTTATCTCCAATCAAAACTCCATTCTTTCTTGATCAAACAAAGAATATAACAAAGCTTCaaacttttattttctttttctagtgAAATTTCTCCACTTTTTTGTGTGTAAATTACCACTAGTCCACAACAAACACAGTTCAAGAAGAGTCTCAGAATCCAATAATGATTTGGGGTTGTGGTGTAGGGACCCTTTTAATAGGCAGGTGGGTGGGTGGAATCCACCTAAAAGGCAAATTTATCCACTTTGTGTAAATAATTATTAGTTGCTAGTAATAACACAGTTCCAAGAACAATCTGAGAAACCAATGATGATATGGGGTTGTGAATAGGGGTACTTTGAAGGGGTGGGTGGGTGGTATCTGTACAAAACAAGAAGATTTATTGTTACAAAGTATAGTAAAAAGACAGTAGTGGGAATTGTGGGGGCAGACAATTCTTGAAATAATATAAAGTTTGGAATTTACTTTGTCAACTGACAATGTTATAGAATGAAGAAAACAGTCTTTTCACTACAATTTTGTACAGCAGTAAGTAACTGACAAAGTCAAATCTCAATTTCATCAATTCTGGAAGCTGAAGCCTGAAGGTAATGACATAATGAATGTTGTCCTTTTATGGAGTAACTGTTCACCTAATCATGCTGGTCCTTCATCAATTTGCCATTTGTCATCCAtacaattatatatatttttttcttgtttttgtggCTAAATTTATAAGCTGATTAAACTGTCTTAACAAAAATCATAAGTTAGTTATCTTCAGTTTCTGACTCAACTTATAACTTTTATGCTTATAAACATTTATTGTTTGACCaaggtttttatttttattctgaATAAAATTTTGTGATTCTCAAAATACCTTTCTCTTCACTCGGTATTTATCGTTCTTGTATAATATTTTTAAATtcataattttataaaaaaaattaagcgTATTTTAACAAAAATGAAACGCAGTTTATTGACACTTATTATCGAACACACCAACAACATATTAGCAATTTTAACACTTCTATCCAAATACGTAGTTACTTAATTATAAAATCAGTTTCATCACTTAAAACTGTTTTTCGACACTTAAAACTTACCCGCAAATCGTACTTATATCAAACTTTATCAATTTGTTAtagtttataaaaaatttaaaaaggcgAAAAGATGTAGAGAGGTAATATAAAATTGAtacccgaaggattcatttctgcTGCCGAGCATTAATCAAATGATCAATGCCACTGCCGGTCATGAAGCAatgagttttctcgatgcctactctggGTATAACCAAATCAAGATGCACCCAGAAGACCAAGAGAAAACATCTTTCATCACTAATTTTGAAACTTATTGCTACAATGTAATGCACTTTGGGTTAAAGAATGATAGAGCCACTTTCCATAGGCTCGTAAACAAAATGTTTGTGCAACAAATAGGCAAAACAATGGAAGTATACATTGATGACATTTTAGTTAAGAGTCTCCATACAAGGGACCATCTTAGTCATTTGCAGGAAACGTTTGAGGTCCTAAGGCTATACAACATGAAGCTAAATCCAAACAAATGTGCATTCGGGGTTGGATCCGAaaactttttgttttttcttgtCTCTCAAAGAGGGATAGAAATAAACCCCGGAGAAGATAAAAGCTATCGAGAATATTCCAGATACCCTGAAGGATGTAAAGGAGGTGTAGCGGTTAACGACCGCATAGTCGCGCTCAGCAGGTTTATATCCCGATCTTCATAGAAGTGCCATAAGTTTTTCTCTTT includes these proteins:
- the LOC132610484 gene encoding protein NPGR2-like isoform X2, producing the protein MSCLRSSEQIMMDEMVPSPESLATKDYTSSVHSSRTGVAGQTPDTGNIEEAESSLRESGCLNYEEARALLGRYEYQKGNIEAALHVFEGIDIASVTPKLKISLAERVQTQKRRSKSFSTPPLSIHAASLLLEAVFLKAKSLQALQRYKEAAQSCTVLVDILESSLPAGLPETFAPTDCKLQETLSKAVELLPELCKLADAPREAIMSYRRALLHHWNLDIQTTAKIQKEFAIFLLYSGAESCPPNLRSQMDGTSFVPRNNIEEAILLLMILLRKISLERIEWDPSILDHLSYALSISGGLKTLASKVEELLPRTIDRQEMYLILALCYYGGEDEFTALNLLRKLLSSTEDNICVPGLLLASKVCAENPDYASEGIIYANRAIESLQERCSHLLGVANCVLGLSLSAHSRAILTDSERVKIHSDALKSFESAGKLTKMSDANVIYHLCLENAEHRKLDAAIHYANWLLKLEGGSTLKGWMLLARVLSAQKRFLDAETVINVALEQSGKWDHGELLRTKSKLQLAQGQMKNAIETYTQLLAILQVQRKSFRLGEDLKFGDHCRTLELETWLDLASIYIKLSQWRDAEKCLFKTEAISSYSACRLYTAGLLNQSKGLYKAALGDYSNALAVNPSHVPSLVSSAVVLRKIGKRSPAIIRSLLTEALRVDRMNASGWYNLGLLYKEEGLGSASEAAECFEAAILLEDTEPVEPFR
- the LOC132610484 gene encoding protein NPGR2-like isoform X4, producing MSCLRSSEQIMMDEMVPSPESLATKDYTSSVHSSRTGVAGQTPDTGNIEEAESSLRESGCLNYEEARALLGRYEYQKGNIEAALHVFEGIDIASVTPKLKISLAERVQTQKRRSKSFSTPPLSIHAASLLLEAVFLKAKSLQALQRYKEAAQSCTVLVDILESSLPAGLPETFAPTDCKLQETLSKAVELLPELCKLADAPREAIMSYRRALLHHWNLDIQTTAKIQKEFAIFLLYSGAESCPPNLRSQMDGGLKTLASKVEELLPRTIDRQEMYLILALCYYGGEDEFTALNLLRKLLSSTEDNICVPGLLLASKVCAENPDYASEGIIYANRAIESLQERCSHLLGVANCVLGLSLSAHSRAILTDSERVKIHSDALKSFESAGKLTKMSDANVIYHLCLENAEHRKLDAAIHYANWLLKLEGGSTLKGWMLLARVLSAQKRFLDAETVINVALEQSGKWDHGELLRTKSKLQLAQGQMKNAIETYTQLLAILQVQRKSFRLGEDLKQFGDHCRTLELETWLDLASIYIKLSQWRDAEKCLFKTEAISSYSACRLYTAGLLNQSKGLYKAALGDYSNALAVNPSHVPSLVSSAVVLRKIGKRSPAIIRSLLTEALRVDRMNASGWYNLGLLYKEEGLGSASEAAECFEAAILLEDTEPVEPFR
- the LOC132610484 gene encoding protein NPGR2-like isoform X1, whose protein sequence is MSCLRSSEQIMMDEMVPSPESLATKDYTSSVHSSRTGVAGQTPDTGNIEEAESSLRESGCLNYEEARALLGRYEYQKGNIEAALHVFEGIDIASVTPKLKISLAERVQTQKRRSKSFSTPPLSIHAASLLLEAVFLKAKSLQALQRYKEAAQSCTVLVDILESSLPAGLPETFAPTDCKLQETLSKAVELLPELCKLADAPREAIMSYRRALLHHWNLDIQTTAKIQKEFAIFLLYSGAESCPPNLRSQMDGTSFVPRNNIEEAILLLMILLRKISLERIEWDPSILDHLSYALSISGGLKTLASKVEELLPRTIDRQEMYLILALCYYGGEDEFTALNLLRKLLSSTEDNICVPGLLLASKVCAENPDYASEGIIYANRAIESLQERCSHLLGVANCVLGLSLSAHSRAILTDSERVKIHSDALKSFESAGKLTKMSDANVIYHLCLENAEHRKLDAAIHYANWLLKLEGGSTLKGWMLLARVLSAQKRFLDAETVINVALEQSGKWDHGELLRTKSKLQLAQGQMKNAIETYTQLLAILQVQRKSFRLGEDLKQFGDHCRTLELETWLDLASIYIKLSQWRDAEKCLFKTEAISSYSACRLYTAGLLNQSKGLYKAALGDYSNALAVNPSHVPSLVSSAVVLRKIGKRSPAIIRSLLTEALRVDRMNASGWYNLGLLYKEEGLGSASEAAECFEAAILLEDTEPVEPFR
- the LOC132610484 gene encoding protein NPGR2-like isoform X3, which translates into the protein MSCLRSSEQIMMDEMVPSPESLATKDYTSSVHSSRTGVAGQTPDTGNIEEAESSLRESGCLNYEEARALLGRYEYQKGNIEAALHVFEGIDIASVTPKLKISLAERVQTQKRRSKSFSTPPLSIHAASLLLEAVFLKAKSLQALQRYKEAAQSCTVLVDILESSLPAGLPETFAPTDCKLQETLSKAVELLPELCKLADAPREAIMSYRRALLHHWNLDIQTTAKIQKEFAIFLLYSGAESCPPNLRSQMDGTSFVPRNNIEEAILLLMILLRKISLERIEWDPSILDHLSYALSISGGLKTLASKVEELLPRTIDRQEMYLILALCYYGGEDEFTALNLLRKLLSSTEDNICVPGLLLASKVCAENPDYASEGIIYANRAIESLQERCSHLLGVANCVLGLSLSAHSRAILTDSERVKIHSDALKSFESAGKLTKMSDANVIYHLCLENAEHRKLDAAIHYANWLLKLEGGSTLKGWMLLARVLSAQKRFLDAETVINVALEQSGKWDHGELLRTKSKLQLAQGQMKNAIETYTQLLAILQVQRKSFRLGEDLKQFGDHCRTLELETWLDLASIYIKLSQWRDAEKCLFKTEAISSYSACRLYTAGLLVLPAENPIDIWCFKLYMSKGSGKLIDLTISYLWAVRRCGGINFLFTNILLVIHSSKFYLK